A stretch of DNA from Halioglobus japonicus:
TGCCAACAGTTCCGCCCGGTGGCGCTGGCCATAATCAAAACTGAGGGTATAACAGGCGTAGCCCTGGGCCCGAGCCATGGCCAACACGGTGGTGGAATCGAGGCCGCCACTGACAAGAATGACGGCGCGCTTATCACTATTCATGGTTTCAGTGTCCTGGTTCGTCGTTCCAGAGGATCTTGTGCAGCTGTAGCTGCATGCGCACTGGCAGGTTATCCTCGAGGATCCATTCGGCGAGTTCGCGACCGCTGAGCTGGCCGTGACTCGGCGACAGCAGTACCTCAGCCACGCGCGTGGCCAGCTGATACTCTTCCAGCTTAAAACGCATCCACTCGTAATCTGCCCGATCACAGATCACGAACTTCACCTGATCATGGGGTTTCAGCAACGGGATATTAGCGTAATCATTGCGCGACATTTCTCCCGAGGCCGGCGTTTTCAAATCAAGCACCGTCACCACCCGCGGATCGACGCCGGCCAGCGGCATTGCCCCGCCGGTTTCCAATGACACCTCGTAGCCCGCATCACACAACCGGATAAGCAGCGGCAGACAATTGGGCTGCGCCAGCGGTTCTCCTCCGGTGACAGTGACATAGCGCGGCTGCCACTCGGCCACCTTGGCAGCAATGTGGTCGAGCGTAAATATCTCACCGCCGCTAAACGCGTACTCGGTGTCACAGTAAACGCAGCGCAGTGGACAGCCGGTCAGGCGCACAAATACCGTGGGCAGACCAACCGTACGGGTTTCGCCCTGCAGCGAGTAGAACATCTCGGTGAGGCGCAGTGTCGGCGTTGTATCAAGGGTGGAGTCAGTGGATTGTGGAGCGTGATCGGCCATAGGAGGAGCGCGCCCTGAGGCGCGCGGAATCAGTAGTTCTGAGCAAGGAAATCCCGGGCCAGTTTGACCGCGGAACTGCTGGTGTTACCGTATTGGCTGATGACGCGCTCCATGTGCTCACGGGCGCGCTCGCGATTGCCCTTCTCGAAGTAGACTTTGCCGAGCTTGTACATGGCATCCGGTGCCTTACCGTTCGTGGGGTACTGATCGAGTAGCAAGGTAAAGGCCTGCCGTGAACCTTCCAGATCACGGGGCTGCACCACCAGATAAAGCTCACCCAGCCAATAATGAGCATTGGGTGCATACTTGCCATCCGGATAAGCGCGCAGGAAATCATTAAACGCCGTCACGGCCTCGTCAAACTGCTGGCTGCGCACCAACGAGTACGCCGCCTTGTAGGCCTGGGCTTCGCCGGGGATTTCCGCAGCGCCGCCACCTATAGCGCCACCGCCTACTGGAGCTGGAGCAACCTGAGTACTCCCACCGCTGGCCGTCGGGGCACTACCGCCGCCCGCACTCAGGCGCTTGTCGAGGTCGACATAGCGCTCAAGGCTCTGGGCCTTGAGAATTCGCAGTTCATTGGCTTGCTCTTCCACCATGCCGTTGAGCCGCATCACCTCCTGCTGCAACTGCTGGACCTGCAGGAACAGATTGCCAACATTGCCCTGGCCACCGACGGCCTGGGAGGTCATCTGGCTTGCCGGGGGCGGTGTCGCTGTTGTCGGCGCCGCCGGGGCACTAGTAACGCCGTAGCTGGTGGCCGGGTAAGTCTGGGCAGGCTGGACGCTGTAGGGATCGCGGCTGGCCGGCGTGGCGTAAGGGTCTGACACAGCGGGCTGTACCGGAGCCGATTGCGGTGCGGACTGGCGCCCACTGCGCTCGGCTTCCACATCCACATAGTCTTGTGCATGGGCCACAAAGCAGAACGGGCTGGTCACAATGACCAGCCCGCCCGCCACAAGCCATTTGCTTATGCCTGTCATAGCGCGATTACTTCAGTTCAACGCGCCGGTTCTGTGACCAGTTGGCTTCACCGGAACCGTAGGCGTTGGGACGCTCTTCACCGTAGCTGACTGTCTCAATACGTGAGCCAGCAACACCATTCACTACCATGTAGTCTCGTACCGCGTTGGCACGACGTTCACCCAGAGCCATGTTGTACTCGCGAGTACCACGCTCGTCAGTATGACCTTCCAGGCGAACGGTTTCGTTGTTGCCGGCCAGGTAAGAGATGTGGGCATCCAGAGCAGCGATCGCTTCGGGCTTCAGGGTGTAGCTGTCGTAGTCGAAGAAGAAAACACTACCGGCAGCAATTGCTGCGTCACGGAAGCGCTGCTGCTCTGCCTGCTGTGCAGCGAGAGCCTCTTGCTCGGCAATGCGTGCCGCCTCGGCTGCCGCTGCCGCGGCTGCTGCTTCTTCTTGCTCCTTGGAATTACCGGAACAAGCTGCCAGGAATGCTGCTGCAAACAGCAGTGTAATAGCCTTACCGGCAACAGGTAGTTGTTTCATAATACTCTTCCTTAAAAGAACTTGGTTTCTATAATCTTAGCTTCTAAAGAGCGCTATCAGCG
This window harbors:
- the ybgF gene encoding tol-pal system protein YbgF; the encoded protein is MTGISKWLVAGGLVIVTSPFCFVAHAQDYVDVEAERSGRQSAPQSAPVQPAVSDPYATPASRDPYSVQPAQTYPATSYGVTSAPAAPTTATPPPASQMTSQAVGGQGNVGNLFLQVQQLQQEVMRLNGMVEEQANELRILKAQSLERYVDLDKRLSAGGGSAPTASGGSTQVAPAPVGGGAIGGGAAEIPGEAQAYKAAYSLVRSQQFDEAVTAFNDFLRAYPDGKYAPNAHYWLGELYLVVQPRDLEGSRQAFTLLLDQYPTNGKAPDAMYKLGKVYFEKGNRERAREHMERVISQYGNTSSSAVKLARDFLAQNY
- the pal gene encoding peptidoglycan-associated lipoprotein Pal, translating into MKQLPVAGKAITLLFAAAFLAACSGNSKEQEEAAAAAAAAEAARIAEQEALAAQQAEQQRFRDAAIAAGSVFFFDYDSYTLKPEAIAALDAHISYLAGNNETVRLEGHTDERGTREYNMALGERRANAVRDYMVVNGVAGSRIETVSYGEERPNAYGSGEANWSQNRRVELK
- the queE gene encoding 7-carboxy-7-deazaguanine synthase QueE; translation: MADHAPQSTDSTLDTTPTLRLTEMFYSLQGETRTVGLPTVFVRLTGCPLRCVYCDTEYAFSGGEIFTLDHIAAKVAEWQPRYVTVTGGEPLAQPNCLPLLIRLCDAGYEVSLETGGAMPLAGVDPRVVTVLDLKTPASGEMSRNDYANIPLLKPHDQVKFVICDRADYEWMRFKLEEYQLATRVAEVLLSPSHGQLSGRELAEWILEDNLPVRMQLQLHKILWNDEPGH